A single genomic interval of Spirosoma linguale DSM 74 harbors:
- a CDS encoding protein of unknown function DUF323 (PFAM: protein of unknown function DUF323~KEGG: noc:Noc_2029 hypothetical protein), whose amino-acid sequence MIAEQTLTEHYFRVRLHSEAICRGLETEDYVVQPVVDVSPPKWHLGHTTWFWETFVLVPNAPGYRIFHEDFSYVFNSYYETVGKRVLRTDRGNLSRPTVAGVYAYRAYVDEQMSRFLDTADLSPDLHALILLGLNHEQQHQELLITDIKYILGHNPLLPAIEMPFQEHQPQNDGSPVHIREGVYTVGFQSVNEKSDGAFYFDNEVGAHKVYLNDTTLAGQLVTNGEYRAFIEADGYRNFRYWLSDGWAWVNAHTIQAPLYWHQVDGAWWNYTFDGLKPIDPDAPVCHVSQYEADAYARWKGQRLPTEFEWEVAASIVDPALNWGARWEWTNSAYLPYPGFLTAEGAVGEYNGKFMSGQMVLRGASVATPDGHSRPTYRNFFQPDKRWQYTGIRLVTGA is encoded by the coding sequence ATGATTGCCGAACAAACGCTTACCGAACACTACTTCCGGGTACGGCTGCATTCTGAAGCCATCTGTCGTGGTCTCGAAACCGAAGACTATGTCGTACAGCCCGTGGTGGACGTTAGTCCCCCCAAGTGGCATCTGGGCCATACAACCTGGTTTTGGGAAACCTTCGTGCTTGTTCCCAATGCGCCCGGTTACCGCATCTTTCACGAAGATTTCAGCTACGTTTTCAATAGTTATTACGAAACGGTAGGCAAGCGCGTGTTGCGCACCGACCGGGGTAACCTTAGCCGTCCTACGGTGGCTGGCGTTTATGCTTATCGGGCGTACGTGGATGAGCAGATGAGCCGGTTTCTGGATACAGCTGACCTCTCGCCCGATCTGCATGCGCTGATTTTACTCGGTCTGAACCACGAGCAGCAACACCAGGAGCTGCTCATCACCGATATAAAGTACATTCTGGGGCATAACCCCTTGCTGCCTGCCATTGAGATGCCGTTTCAGGAGCATCAACCGCAGAACGACGGGTCGCCTGTCCATATCCGGGAAGGTGTTTATACCGTTGGTTTTCAGTCAGTCAATGAAAAATCCGATGGGGCTTTCTATTTCGATAACGAAGTTGGTGCACACAAGGTATACCTGAACGATACCACCCTGGCCGGGCAACTGGTCACGAATGGGGAGTATAGGGCGTTTATCGAAGCCGATGGCTATCGTAATTTCCGGTACTGGCTTTCCGATGGCTGGGCCTGGGTAAACGCACACACCATTCAGGCTCCTTTATACTGGCACCAGGTCGATGGCGCGTGGTGGAACTACACGTTTGACGGCCTAAAACCGATTGATCCGGATGCGCCCGTTTGCCACGTGAGCCAGTATGAAGCCGATGCCTATGCCCGCTGGAAAGGGCAGCGGTTGCCCACCGAGTTCGAATGGGAAGTGGCTGCGTCTATAGTGGACCCCGCACTCAATTGGGGTGCGCGGTGGGAGTGGACCAATTCGGCTTACCTGCCTTATCCCGGCTTCCTGACCGCCGAAGGGGCCGTGGGTGAATACAACGGCAAATTTATGAGCGGACAGATGGTTTTGCGAGGAGCTTCCGTAGCTACGCCCGACGGGCATTCCCGGCCAACGTACCGTAATTTCTTTCAACCAGACAAACGATGG
- a CDS encoding zinc finger UBP-type protein (KEGG: bpy:Bphyt_5493 zinc finger UBP-type protein), protein MMKQTICQHLSALTELRTATEYVCEECVKTGASWVHLRTCQTCGTTLCCDSSPNKHATKHFHASHHPVVASAEPGERWLWCYADEQMVGY, encoded by the coding sequence ATGATGAAACAGACTATTTGTCAGCACCTTTCTGCCCTAACGGAGCTTCGCACGGCTACCGAATATGTATGCGAGGAGTGTGTTAAAACGGGTGCTTCCTGGGTGCATTTGCGCACCTGCCAAACGTGCGGAACCACACTCTGCTGCGATTCATCGCCTAACAAACACGCGACAAAACACTTTCACGCGAGTCATCATCCGGTTGTGGCCTCGGCCGAGCCGGGCGAACGCTGGCTCTGGTGCTATGCCGATGAACAGATGGTTGGGTATTAA